In Anguilla rostrata isolate EN2019 chromosome 1, ASM1855537v3, whole genome shotgun sequence, a genomic segment contains:
- the mex3a gene encoding RNA-binding protein MEX3B isoform X2 yields MPSLLVLAGIMEKNGGYGGDLAGSGFGSEGLLVPPDEEEDDSRALRVALGQLSLLGLGEAEDGGGAPTTGTLDRSNNNNNHHHNNHTNSVGGGCKIKALRAKTNTYIKTPVRGEEPVFLITGRKEDVALARREIISAAEHFSMLRASRNKLGVSFSGSAPAPLPGQTTIQVRVPYRVVGLVVGPKGSTIKRIQQQTCTYIVTPSRDRDPVFEITGSPGNAERAREEIEAHIAFRTGGLHDLNNENDCLGPEVGNGGGLESRLQQVWGLQAGPRKPLTSSYRQNFPDGVVGGGDGGGGGGAIYGKGDFPNASEKPCSYFGSEGTQCWGDPDYPKQVAFYAQQRSKSFGGLPLPLSRLSPGLGEPCGAPGSAPSPHSQARRAHSEPISASAAFPGRLPVADSPPAAARDCMTCFESKVTAALVPCGHNLFCMECAIRICELSHPECPVCHTLVTQAIRIFS; encoded by the exons ATGCCTAGCCTGCTGGTTCTAGCAGGGATCATGGAGAAAAATGGGGGTTACGGCGGGGATCTGGCCGGCTCCGGCTTCGGAAGTGAGGGGCTGCTTGTGCCGCCCGACGAGGAAGAAGACGACTCCCGTGCCCTGAGGGTCGCGCTGGGCCAGTTGTCGCTGTTGGGTCTTGGGGAAGCCGAGGACGGCGGCGGGGCTCCCACTACTGGAACACTAGACCGgagtaacaacaacaataaccaccaccacaacaaccacaccAACAGTgttggaggag GGTGCAAGATCAAAGCGCTTCGGGCCAAGACCAACACCTACATCAAGACCCCGGTGCGCGGCGAGGAGCCGGTCTTCCTGATCACCGGGCGGAAGGAGGACGTGGCGCTGGCGCGGCGCGAGATCATCTCGGCGGCCGAGCACTTCTCCATGCTGCGCGCCTCGCGGAACAAGCTGGGCGTGTCCTTcagcggctccgcccccgccccgctgccGGGCCAGACCACCATCCAGGTGCGGGTGCCCTACCGGGTGGTGGGGCTGGTGGTGGGGCCCAAGGGCTCCACCATCAAGCGCATCCAGCAGCAGACCTGCACCTACATCGTCACGCCCAGCCGCGACCGCGACCCCGTCTTCGAGATCACCGGGTCGCCGGGCAACGCCGAGCGCGCCCGCGAGGAGATCGAGGCCCACATCGCCTTCCGCACGGGCGGCCTCCACGACCTCAACAACGAGAACGACTGCCTGGGGCCCGAGGTGGGGAACGGCGGGGGCCTGGAGAGCCGGCTGCAGCAGGTGTGGGGGCTGCAGGCTGGCCCCCGCAAGCCGCTCACCAGCAGCTACCGCCAGAACTTCCCGGACGGCGTGGTGGGGGGCGGcgacggagggggagggggcggggccatctACGGCAAGGGCGACTTCCCCAACGCCAGCGAGAAGCCCTGCTCTTACTTCGGGTCCGAGGGGACCCAGTGCTGGGGGGACCCCGACTACCCCAAACAGGTGGCCTTCTACGCGCAGCAGCGCTCCAAGAGCTTCGGCGGGCTGCCGCTGCCCCTCAGCAGACTGTCCCCGGGCCTGGGCGAGCCCTGCGGCgcgcccggctccgccccctcgccccactCGCAGGCCCGCCGCGCGCACAGCGAGCCCATCTCCGCCAGCGCCGCCTTCCCTGGCCGGCTGCCCGTGGCGGACTCCCCGCCGGCCGCCGCGCGGGACTGCATGACCTGCTTTGAGAGCAAAGTGACCGCCGCCCTGGTGCCCTGCGGCCACAACCTCTTCTGCATGGAGTGCGCCATCCGAATATGTGAGCTGAGCCACCCTGAGTGCCCCGTCTGCCACACGCTGGTCACGCAGGCCATCCGAATATTCTCCTAA
- the LOC135263423 gene encoding ras-related protein Rab-25-like — protein MPLEDTYNFVFKVVLIGESGVGKSNLLSRFTKNEFNHDSRTTIGVEFSTRTVQLDSATIKAQIWDTAGLERYRAITSAYYRGAVGALLVYDIAKQLTYESVEGWLKELYDHADPNIVVMLVGNKSDLTSLRSVPVTEAKEFAEKKSLLFMETSALESTNVEAAFNSVLAEIHKRVSGKQVTRGSFSAGALSPQAPVPRVNQEEKRACC, from the exons ATGCCATTAGAAGACACTTATAACTTTGTCTTTAAAG TGGTCCTGATTGGAGAATCTGGGGTGGGCAAGAGCAACCTGCTGTCTCGCTTCACCAAGAATGAGTTCAACCACGACAGCCGCACTACCATCGGCGTGGAGTTCAGCACGCGCACGGTGCAGCTGGATTCCGCCACAATCAAGGCCCAGATCTGGGACACCGCCGGGCTGGAGCGGTATCGGGCCATCACCTCAGC GTATTACAGAGGTGCAGTGGGTGCACTGCTGGTCTACGACATTGCCAAGCAGCTAACATATGAGAGCGTGGAGGGCTGGCTGAAGGAGCTCTACGACCATGCGGACCCCAACATTGTTGTCATGTTAGTGGGCAACAAGAGCGACCTGACATCACTGCGATCTGTGCCTGTAACAGAGGCGAAGGAATTTGCAG AGAAGAAGAGTTTGTTATTCATGGAGACCTCAGCTTTGGAATCCACAAACGTTGAGGCTGCTTTCAATAGCGTCCTTGCAG AGATCCACAAGAGGGTGAGCGGCAAACAGGTAACGCGTGGGTCCTTCAGCGCTGGGGCCCTGTCCCCCCAGGCTCCCGTGCCTCGAGTAAACCAGGAGGAGAAAAGGGCCTGCTGCTGA
- the mex3a gene encoding RNA-binding protein MEX3A isoform X1 encodes MPSLLVLAGIMEKNGGYGGDLAGSGFGSEGLLVPPDEEEDDSRALRVALGQLSLLGLGEAEDGGGAPTTGTLDRSNNNNNHHHNNHTNSVGGGGETGLLPGKSKLCVLYDGSSAETKGRGCNITECVPVPSSEHVAEIVGRQGCKIKALRAKTNTYIKTPVRGEEPVFLITGRKEDVALARREIISAAEHFSMLRASRNKLGVSFSGSAPAPLPGQTTIQVRVPYRVVGLVVGPKGSTIKRIQQQTCTYIVTPSRDRDPVFEITGSPGNAERAREEIEAHIAFRTGGLHDLNNENDCLGPEVGNGGGLESRLQQVWGLQAGPRKPLTSSYRQNFPDGVVGGGDGGGGGGAIYGKGDFPNASEKPCSYFGSEGTQCWGDPDYPKQVAFYAQQRSKSFGGLPLPLSRLSPGLGEPCGAPGSAPSPHSQARRAHSEPISASAAFPGRLPVADSPPAAARDCMTCFESKVTAALVPCGHNLFCMECAIRICELSHPECPVCHTLVTQAIRIFS; translated from the exons ATGCCTAGCCTGCTGGTTCTAGCAGGGATCATGGAGAAAAATGGGGGTTACGGCGGGGATCTGGCCGGCTCCGGCTTCGGAAGTGAGGGGCTGCTTGTGCCGCCCGACGAGGAAGAAGACGACTCCCGTGCCCTGAGGGTCGCGCTGGGCCAGTTGTCGCTGTTGGGTCTTGGGGAAGCCGAGGACGGCGGCGGGGCTCCCACTACTGGAACACTAGACCGgagtaacaacaacaataaccaccaccacaacaaccacaccAACAGTgttggaggaggtggggagacTGGGCTTTTGCCAGGGAAGAGCAAGTTATGTGTCCTGTACGATGGTTCCTCAGCTGAAACGAAAGGACGCGGCTGTAACATTACCGAATGTGTCCCTGTGCCCAGTTCTGAACATGTGGCCGAAATAGTAGGGAGACAAG GGTGCAAGATCAAAGCGCTTCGGGCCAAGACCAACACCTACATCAAGACCCCGGTGCGCGGCGAGGAGCCGGTCTTCCTGATCACCGGGCGGAAGGAGGACGTGGCGCTGGCGCGGCGCGAGATCATCTCGGCGGCCGAGCACTTCTCCATGCTGCGCGCCTCGCGGAACAAGCTGGGCGTGTCCTTcagcggctccgcccccgccccgctgccGGGCCAGACCACCATCCAGGTGCGGGTGCCCTACCGGGTGGTGGGGCTGGTGGTGGGGCCCAAGGGCTCCACCATCAAGCGCATCCAGCAGCAGACCTGCACCTACATCGTCACGCCCAGCCGCGACCGCGACCCCGTCTTCGAGATCACCGGGTCGCCGGGCAACGCCGAGCGCGCCCGCGAGGAGATCGAGGCCCACATCGCCTTCCGCACGGGCGGCCTCCACGACCTCAACAACGAGAACGACTGCCTGGGGCCCGAGGTGGGGAACGGCGGGGGCCTGGAGAGCCGGCTGCAGCAGGTGTGGGGGCTGCAGGCTGGCCCCCGCAAGCCGCTCACCAGCAGCTACCGCCAGAACTTCCCGGACGGCGTGGTGGGGGGCGGcgacggagggggagggggcggggccatctACGGCAAGGGCGACTTCCCCAACGCCAGCGAGAAGCCCTGCTCTTACTTCGGGTCCGAGGGGACCCAGTGCTGGGGGGACCCCGACTACCCCAAACAGGTGGCCTTCTACGCGCAGCAGCGCTCCAAGAGCTTCGGCGGGCTGCCGCTGCCCCTCAGCAGACTGTCCCCGGGCCTGGGCGAGCCCTGCGGCgcgcccggctccgccccctcgccccactCGCAGGCCCGCCGCGCGCACAGCGAGCCCATCTCCGCCAGCGCCGCCTTCCCTGGCCGGCTGCCCGTGGCGGACTCCCCGCCGGCCGCCGCGCGGGACTGCATGACCTGCTTTGAGAGCAAAGTGACCGCCGCCCTGGTGCCCTGCGGCCACAACCTCTTCTGCATGGAGTGCGCCATCCGAATATGTGAGCTGAGCCACCCTGAGTGCCCCGTCTGCCACACGCTGGTCACGCAGGCCATCCGAATATTCTCCTAA